Within the Kribbella aluminosa genome, the region TTCGTAAAGTTTCATCCGGCGCACGGGCTCATCCCACCACCGAAACCTCGCTGCGGCAAGCGTTCTCTCACCAGCCGGACTGCACGTGCATCGGCACCGGCTACCCACAGGTTCCCGGGTAGTTGTGCACAGCAATTGCCTACATATCCACAATCTGCAGGAGTTATCCACAGATAAACCGTTGCTCAGGGCTACTCGCAGGCCACTCCGTCTCCGTCACGGTCGAGATGCGCAGCGTAACCAGGCTGACCGCGATACAGCGGCGCCTTGCCTGCTGCGCGGACCGCCGCGCAGTTCGCGTAGTACGTGGTTTCGACCGGTGCGCTCGTCGTCTTGGGCGCGGTGGTCTGTGTACTCCGTGCCGGCGGTACGGGTGCGGTGGTACGGGTCGTGGTCCGCGGCGCGGGCACCGTCACGGTCCGTGCCGGGAGCGGCGCCTGGGTGACCGTTGCCGTCGGCCCCTGAACGGTCTGCACCGGCCCCTTGACGGTCACCGTCGAGGTCGGCCCCGGCGCCGTGACCGTCGTACCCGGCGCCGACGAGACTGCCGCCGGTGTGTTGTTACCGCCGATCGCCACCAGTACGACGATGAACGCCGCCGCGCCCGCGCCCCAGCCCGCGATCAGCTTCGCCGGCGAGTCCGCGCCGTACCGGCCGTAGGGTCCACGCGCCCGCGTGCCCCGCGCAGTCAGCCAGAACGCCCAGCCGGCCGGCGCGGCCGGCCAGGACGGGTCCGGCTTCCAGCCGGGTGGTGGTTGCCAGTCCGGGGCCGGCGATGCCGGCCAGTCCGGTGGCGAGTTGAAAGTTGCCATGGTGAGTTCCCCCCTCGGGGGTTACATCCAGTGACCATGGCGCTGTGTTACAGAAGCTTCTAGGCGACCTGTGCCGGATCCCGCGCACAGGTTCCGGGCCGGAGGTCGAGGTTTCGACGCAGGTCGAATAGCCCGCGAATCGGAACTCGGCGTTCCGGGAGCTCGTCGGAATCAGCATCTGTCCAGCCGGCAACGAGTCGGCCAAACGACGAGGGAGCCATCCACGATGTTCGAGAAGGCGAGAGTACGGCAGGCTGACAAGAATCTCTCCGCAGCCGAGAAGCGGCAGCGGGACACGGAGGAGAACGGCAGGGCAACACGGGCGGCGTTCCACGGGACGGCCGCGGGCAGAGGGGCCGTCGAGTCCAGCAGGCGCGCCGACAAGGGCGCCAAGAAGGAGGTGAAGCGGGCCGAGAAGAAGTACGACAGGGCACAGCAGCGGTTGGACGACAAGAACGCGCGGAAGCGAGGGACCGAGCGCTGACCACAGCCCGGGGAGCAGCGCCTGCGGCGGGTCGTTTCGTGGCTTGTTTCACAGGTTTACAACGTCGGAAGTAGCCGGTACAACCGAGAGCGAGACCGGTCCGCCCCCAGGTTTCGAGAGGTGTACGCCCATGAGACTGCTCCGTGTTGCCGCAGCCGCCGTACTACTCCTCGGCGTACTCGCGCCGACCGCACCGGCCGCCGAGATCCAGGAGAAAGCAGTGACCTCCCAGACGACGTCGCAGACGTTCCGGAACCCGGTGAACCCGTCGGCGGATCCGTCGATGATGTTCTACAACGGGAAGTACTACGTCGCGACCACCCGCGGCGACCGGATCGGGATCTGGTCGTCCAGCAGCGCCGCGACGCTGCTCGTCCAGCCCGAGCAGGTGGTCTGGCGGGACTCCGACACCAGCCGGAACACGCAGATGTGGGCGCCGGCGTTCCGGCACGTCGGCGGCCGCTGGTACATCTACTACACGGCCTCCGACGGCGTGGACGCCAACCACCGGATGTACGTCCTCGAGTCGGCCGGCGACGACCCGCTCGGTCCGTACAGCTTCAAGGCGAAGATCGCCGACTTCGGCGAGTACGCGATCGACGGCGAGCCGTTCACGATCAACGGGCAGCAGTACTTCGTCTGGACCGGGCCGGGCCGCGGCCAGGGCGGTCCGGCGCAGCTCTACATCGTCCGGATGAGCAACCCGTGGACGTCCGTCGGCGACCGCGTCGCGATCCCGGCCGACGGCGGGTGCAGCGAAGTACGCGAGGGTCCGACCCCGCTGTACGGCGCGACGCGCACGTTCCTGACCTACTCGACGTGCGACACCGGCAAGCCGGACTACCAGTTGTGGATGAAGAGCATCGCGAACGGCGCCGACCCGATGGTCGCGTCGAACTGGGTGCAGCACGCCGGCCCGATCTTCTCCCGCAACGACGACACCGGCGTCTGGGGCCCCGGCCACCACTCGTTCTTCAAGTCGCCGGACGGCACCGAGGACTGGATCGCGTACCACGCGAAGAACACCAGCGCGTATACGTATTCGTTCCGCACCACCCGCATCCAGAAGATCACCTGGAACGCGGACGGTACGCCGAACCTCGGCCGCCCACTGGCCGCCGGCGCGACGCAGAACCTGCCGTCCGGCGACCCGGGCTCGTCGAACTACTGGATCAACGACACCGACGCCGCGGTCGCCTACACCGGCGCCTGGAGCTCCGGCTCGGGCTGCGGCAACCAGTGCTTCTGGGGCAACGACCACTGGAGCTGGGAGCCGAACGCGACCGCCACCATCAGCTTCACCGGTACCTGCGTCGCGCTGCTGAGCGTCGCCGACACCGGCAACGGGATCGCTGCGATCTCGGTCGACGGCGGCCCCGGAGCAACGCGTCGACTACTACAGCTCGATCCGCGTCGGCGAACAGCTGATGTACATCAGCCCCACGCTACCGTCCGGCCCGCACACGGTCCGTGTCCGCGTCACCGGCGACAAGAACCCGTCCTCCACCGGCGCAGTCATCAGCCTGGACCGCATCGAGGTCTACTGAGAGGCCTGCCGAGAGGCCGGCTGAGAGGCCGGCTGACGCCAAGGTGCGCCGTACGGCGTCGACGGAACCCTCCCAGTGTGCTCCATCGACGCCACGGCGCACCTATCCGTGTATCGGAACTGGGAGGGCTCGCGTTACAGCGGTCAGCCCTTGAGGCCGGAGGCGAAGCCGCGGATGACGTAGCGCTGCAGGACCAGGAACAGCAGCAGGATCGGAAGCGCGGCGAGGATCAGGCCGGCCGCGACCAGGCCGTAGTTCGAGGTGTACTGGTTGACGAAGGCAAACACCCGGACCGGAACCGTCTCGTGGCCGGAGCCGCCCAGGTACAGCAGGGGTGTGAAGAAGTCGTTCCAGATCTGGACCGCGTTCAGGATCAGGACCGTGCCGGTGATCGGCCGCAGCAGCGGGAAGATCACGTGCATGAACGCCTGCAGATGTGACGCTCCGTCGATCAGTGCTGCGTTCGTGTAGTCGGCCGGCAGCGAGCGGATGAAGCCGGTGTAGAGGAAGACCGTGAACGGCAGCTGGATCCCGGTGTAGAAGAGGATCATCCCCTGGTACGTCCCGAGCAGGCCGAGGTCGTCGACCAGCTTGTACAGCGGGATCATCCCGAGCTGGAACGGCAGGATGATCCCGACCAGGAACAGGATGTAGAGCCCGTAGCTCAGGCGGGTCGCCGTACGGGCGAGGAAGTACGCCGCGAGCGAGCCGGCCGCGATCAGCAGTACGACGCTCGCGACCGTGATCAGGGTGCTGTTCAGCAACGCCGATCCGAGTCCCGCCTCGCGCCACGCCGCGCCGAAACTGCCGACGCTCGGCGGCGACGGCAGCCCGAGCGGCTTGTTCGCGATCTGCTGCGGATCCTTGAACGCCAGGGTCACCAGCACGTACACCGGGAACAGGAACGCGATCGCGACCACGATCATCACGGCCTCGAGCAGGAACGTCCGTGGGCGGTACTTCATACCGTCGTCTCCCTCGACCTCAGGTACCCGATCTGCAGGAACGTCACGGCCGCCACGAAGATCGCCAGCACCAGCGCGATCGCGGTGCTGTAGCCGAACTTCCCGTAGACGAAGGCCTGCTTGTACAGCACCGTCGACAACGTGTCGGTGGCGTACCCCGGTCCGCCGTTCGTCATCGCGATGATCTGCGTGAACAACGTCAGCCCGCCCACCGTCGACAGCATCACGTTGATCGTCACGGCCGGCGCGAGCAACGGCCAGGTGATGTGCCGGAACCGCGCGACCGTACCGGCGCCGTCGACCATCGCGGACTCGTGCAACTCGGCCGGTACCCCTTCGAGCCCGGCGAGGAAGATCACCATCGAGTACCCGGCGCACTGCCAGATCACCGTGAACGCGACGGACCAGAGCGCGAGCGACGGATTCCCGAGCCAGTCCTGCCGCAGCCCGCCGAGCCCGACCGCACCGAGCGCGGCGTTCAGCCCCGAGTCCGGCGCCGGGTTGTAGACGAACTTCCACAGGAACGACACCATCACCGGACTCACCACGACCGGCGCGAAGAACACCATCCGGAGGATCATCCGGCTCCGGATCCGGGTGTGCACGCCGAGCGCCAGCAGCAGCCCGATCGCGTTCTGGATCACCACGATCGCGACCGTCAGCAACAACGTGTTCCGCAACGCCCCGAGCGCCTGGTCATCGTGCACCAACTGCTTGAAGTTGGCCGCCCCAACGAATGTCCTCGCGCTCCCGACCCCCGACCAGTCCGTGAACGCCGACCCGGCCCCGGCAATGCTCGGATACAACACCACCACCGCGTAGACCAGCACCGCCGGCACGGCGAACCACCACGGCGGCACAATCCCCCCGCGCCGCCGGGTGCGCTTCGCCTCGTCCGCCCGAACCAGCACCGCCGAAGCCGTCATGCGCTCTTCTTGTATGCGTCGTCGAGCTTTTTCAGGGCGTCCTGGACTGTGGTCTTGCCGCCGAGGAGTTGCTGGACGACGGCGAAGTGGGTTGGTTGTACTTCGGCGTTCGGCCAGCGTTGGTCCATGAACGGGACGGCCTTGTTCGCCTTCAGGAGTGGGAGGAACGAGGTCAGTGCGGCGTCGACCTTCGCGTCGCCGTACAGCGGGACGCAGGAGACGGCCTCGGCCCAGGCGTTCAGGTTGTCCTGCTGGCCGCAGTACTCCAGGAAGCTCTTCGCCTGGTCGGACTTCTTGCTCTTCGCGCTGACCGCGATGCCGACCACCACGCCGGCCGGGATCCAGTTGTCGGCGGCAACATCCGTCGCCGGGAACGGGAACATCGACAGGTCGTCGGGCGACGGCGCCGCGGCCCGGAACGCCGACAGTACGGCGGACACCTGGACCGCCATCGCGGCCTTGCCGGTGCCGACCATCGAGGTCGCCTGCTCGTACGTCGTACCGTTCGGGTTGTCGTTGAAGTACCCCTTCTTCTGCAGCTCGAGGTACTTGTTCATCGCGTCGACCCAGCCGGAGTCCGCGAACGAGGCCTGGCCGGCGCTCATCTTGTCGTCGAAGTCCGGCGTCTTCGCGTAGACCGTCCCGGGCACCAGCGCGTACGGGATCAGCTGCGTGATCCACGGAGTCTGCGCGCCGAGGGCGATCGGCACGATGCCCTTCTTCTTCAGCTTCTCGCAGACCGCGAGCAGCTCGGACCAGGTGGTCGGCGGCTCGACGCCCGCGGTCGCGAACGCCTTCTTGTTGTAGATCGCGCCGAGCATGCTGGAGCCGGGCGAGAAGATGTACGTCTTGCCGTCGTTCTGGAACGCGCCCTTGAAACCGTCCGGCACCTTCTGCGTCCACGACTGGCTGCTGAGGTCCGCGAGCAGCCCGGCCTTGCTCAGCTGGACCATCGACATCGCGCTGCCACTGCCGGGATAGACCACGTGTACGTCGGGAGCGTTGCCGCCGCCGAGCTGGGTACGGAGCGCGGTCTGCACCTGGTCTGCCGGCGCGAACGAGAGGTTGAAGTCGAAGCCGGAGTGCGCCGACTTGTACGAGTCGAGCACCTTGCGCAGGCCCGGCTCCTGGTCGCCGACGCCGATCACCTTCAGCGTGCCGCTGGACGACGTACCGCTGCTCCCGCCGCACGCTGCCAGCGCACCGCCGAGAGCGGTGGCGACGGTGGCACCGCCGGCCAACTGCAGGAGCCGCCTTCGGCTGACGGACCGATCGAGTGCCATGGTTCCTCCTGAGCGCCGAGTTACCGGCCAGGGATGTGAAGTAACCGCAGGATCGTGTTACTTTTGTCACGCGGGACGCTACGTACGGCCCGGGAGGGTGTCAAGACCTCGTTGAAAGGATTCAGTCCATACCGGTGTGAAAACGACTCCGGGCAGGCCGCCGGGGCTTCGGGTCCGTGCCTCGGTCGCCTGAGAGGATGGGCGACGTGCCCGCGACCGCCTTCCCGCATCCGGCCGGTACGACGCGCGTCGTACCGCGGCCCGGCGAGTCCGTGACGCCGACACGTGGACCGGTGCAGGCGTGAGACGAGTGCTCCTGGTCGGCCTGCTGTTGCTGGCCTTGGCCCTCGGCGTCGGCGGCGGCTACTACGCCGGCAACCGCTGGGACACCCCAGACCCCACCGCCTCCGGCACCGCCGGCCCCCTCGGCACCGTCTCCCCCTCCCCCACCCCAACCCCCACCCCGACCGAGACCCCCCTCCCGGTAAAAACCCCGGTCCCCAACAACCTGGACCCCCTGCAGCCCGGCCTCACCTACGCCAACCGCACCTTCACGGTGAACCCGAAGGACGCGCAGCCCGTCCAGCTGTCCGTCGGAGTACCGCAGGGTTGGGGGCTGACCAGGGATCCGAAGCACCCGGACGAGGTCAAGTTCCTGGACAACCTCAGGCAACGGGGCGTCCGCGTACAAGCCGTCGAGCCGGCCACCCAGACACCGAAGGACGCGATCGCCCAGCTGGTCATCGACCTGCGGAAGAGTCAGGCTCCGGAGAACAACGTCCAGATCGTCGACCAGAACACCGCTGTGATCACCGGCGACGACGGCCGGAGCCGGGCCGTCGGAACCCTGATCTACACCTTCATCCCGGGCGACACCCTGCGCTACGTCATCGTCCGCTTCATCGCGGTCAACGGCGAACTCGCCAACATCTCGATGAGCATCACCGGCATCCCCGAGGACGCCCCCGCCCTCAAGGAAATCCTCGAGAAGGCCTCCGCCTCGGTCAGCGAGACCGCCTAGCCGGCTTTCATGGAATCGTTACCTGCTCGGTGCAACCTGAGAGCGGGCTCAGGTGTCTTCTGTTAGGGAGATCTGGGGAGGTGGGGGCATGGCGAGGACTGTCACCAGGCGCACGATGCTCGGCGCCGGGTTGCTGGGCCTTGCCGGGGCGGGGGGTGCGGGCGGGTACGGGGCCGGCCTGTTCCTCACCGCGGAGCCCAGTCTCGCCGGTACCGCGGGGCCGCTGCCGATGAGTTCCGTGAGTACGTCGCCCACCCCGGCGACGCCACCGCCGCCGCGCAAGGTGACGTACGACGACTCGCCGGCGCTGGATGCGGGCGACCTCAGCTACCGGAGCCAGACCTTCTACGTGAAGAGCGTGGTCAAGTCGCGGATCACCGTGCGGGTGCCGGACGGCTGGGGGCTGACACAGCCGTACCCGCCGAGGACCGGCCGGTTCACCGATCCGACCGGCAAGCGGTGGATCCGGATCGAGGGCGGCTTCACGATCAAGCGGCCGCCGGCGGCGTCGATGCAGGCTCGCATCATCGAGCTGAAGCGGCTCACGACCGACCAGATGCTGAACCTGCTCTCGCAGCAGGACGACGGCGACTCCGCCACGATCTCCTACACCTACGTGCCGCCGCCGGACCAGTCGCCGGACGGCGTGCTGCGGTACGTCATCGTCCGCTGGGTCGCTGACAACAGCGGCAACTGTGCGGTGGAGATGAGTTCGACCGGGCTCCCGCAGGACAAGAAGGCACTGCAAGACGTCCTGGAGCACGCCACGAAGAGCGTCGAACGCCACGACAGCAGCCTCTGAGCTACAGCACCTGCGCGAGTCTCCGACAGATACACGGCGGGTGCAGTTGCGCTGACCGCCCGCGGTAAACGCCCGCCCTGCACGCTTCGGGCGTGTCCGAAGTGTTGGGATGGGAACCTGGGGAGCATGCTCCTGGCGCTGTTGTGTGTTGGCATTTTCCTGATCCAGTTGGACGTGACGGTCGTCAACGTGGCGCTGCCGACGATCCGGGTTGACCTCGTCACCGGCCTGGTGGGCCAGCAGTGGGTGGTGGCGGCGTACATGATTGCCCTGGCCGGCCTGCTGCTCCCCAGTGGTGCGTTGGGCGACCGGGTCGGCCACAGACGCGTCGTGCTGACAGGGCTCGCTGTCTTCGGTGGGGCCTCGCTTGCTTGCGGTCTGGCGCCAAGTATCGAAGTGCTGATAGCTGCGCGGGCAGTGCAGGGCATCGGCGCCGCACTGCTGCTGCCAGGCACGCTTGCCGTCATTACGGACCTGTACGTCGACAGCGCCGCAAGGGCACGCGCTGTCGGTATCTGGTCCGGCGCGGGCGCCCTGGCACTGCCGTCCGGCCCCTTGCTCGGCGGCGCCCTGGTAGCTGGGTTGGGCTGGCGGGCCACGTTCCTGATCAACCTGCCGATCATCGCGGTCGGGCTCCCGCTCGCCTGGCGGCTGATACCGCAGCGCCAGCCGCACCAGGAGCGCCGTACGACCAGGCTGCGGATCGGTAAGGACTTCGTCGGCGCCAACCTGGTCGCGGGCCTGATGAACTTCGTCGGACTCGGTACCGTGCTGGTGCTGACGCTCTACCTGCAGGAACACCTGTCCCAGCATGCGTTCCGGGCGGGACTGGAGCTCATACCCCTCTTCCTCCCGCTGGCCGTACTAGGACCGATCTCCGGCCGCATCACCGCCCGCTACGGCCCGCGGCTGCCTA harbors:
- a CDS encoding excalibur calcium-binding domain-containing protein, which codes for MATFNSPPDWPASPAPDWQPPPGWKPDPSWPAAPAGWAFWLTARGTRARGPYGRYGADSPAKLIAGWGAGAAAFIVVLVAIGGNNTPAAVSSAPGTTVTAPGPTSTVTVKGPVQTVQGPTATVTQAPLPARTVTVPAPRTTTRTTAPVPPARSTQTTAPKTTSAPVETTYYANCAAVRAAGKAPLYRGQPGYAAHLDRDGDGVACE
- a CDS encoding carbohydrate ABC transporter permease, whose product is MKYRPRTFLLEAVMIVVAIAFLFPVYVLVTLAFKDPQQIANKPLGLPSPPSVGSFGAAWREAGLGSALLNSTLITVASVVLLIAAGSLAAYFLARTATRLSYGLYILFLVGIILPFQLGMIPLYKLVDDLGLLGTYQGMILFYTGIQLPFTVFLYTGFIRSLPADYTNAALIDGASHLQAFMHVIFPLLRPITGTVLILNAVQIWNDFFTPLLYLGGSGHETVPVRVFAFVNQYTSNYGLVAAGLILAALPILLLFLVLQRYVIRGFASGLKG
- a CDS encoding carbohydrate ABC transporter permease, with amino-acid sequence MTASAVLVRADEAKRTRRRGGIVPPWWFAVPAVLVYAVVVLYPSIAGAGSAFTDWSGVGSARTFVGAANFKQLVHDDQALGALRNTLLLTVAIVVIQNAIGLLLALGVHTRIRSRMILRMVFFAPVVVSPVMVSFLWKFVYNPAPDSGLNAALGAVGLGGLRQDWLGNPSLALWSVAFTVIWQCAGYSMVIFLAGLEGVPAELHESAMVDGAGTVARFRHITWPLLAPAVTINVMLSTVGGLTLFTQIIAMTNGGPGYATDTLSTVLYKQAFVYGKFGYSTAIALVLAIFVAAVTFLQIGYLRSRETTV
- a CDS encoding ABC transporter substrate-binding protein, with the translated sequence MALDRSVSRRRLLQLAGGATVATALGGALAACGGSSGTSSSGTLKVIGVGDQEPGLRKVLDSYKSAHSGFDFNLSFAPADQVQTALRTQLGGGNAPDVHVVYPGSGSAMSMVQLSKAGLLADLSSQSWTQKVPDGFKGAFQNDGKTYIFSPGSSMLGAIYNKKAFATAGVEPPTTWSELLAVCEKLKKKGIVPIALGAQTPWITQLIPYALVPGTVYAKTPDFDDKMSAGQASFADSGWVDAMNKYLELQKKGYFNDNPNGTTYEQATSMVGTGKAAMAVQVSAVLSAFRAAAPSPDDLSMFPFPATDVAADNWIPAGVVVGIAVSAKSKKSDQAKSFLEYCGQQDNLNAWAEAVSCVPLYGDAKVDAALTSFLPLLKANKAVPFMDQRWPNAEVQPTHFAVVQQLLGGKTTVQDALKKLDDAYKKSA
- a CDS encoding MFS transporter, coding for MLLALLCVGIFLIQLDVTVVNVALPTIRVDLVTGLVGQQWVVAAYMIALAGLLLPSGALGDRVGHRRVVLTGLAVFGGASLACGLAPSIEVLIAARAVQGIGAALLLPGTLAVITDLYVDSAARARAVGIWSGAGALALPSGPLLGGALVAGLGWRATFLINLPIIAVGLPLAWRLIPQRQPHQERRTTRLRIGKDFVGANLVAGLMNFVGLGTVLVLTLYLQEHLSQHAFRAGLELIPLFLPLAVLGPISGRITARYGPRLPMSIGLVLGVAGSLCLLGVNAHSGYAAVVPVQVGLGVGMGFLTAAVVHAAIAALPPDRAGFASGVNNTSRQAVGALGIGVYGAVLGHAHGFVSGLHVLAWLGGGLWAVALGITWLTAQRPQSTGQMVRKMVERIR